GCGAAACTCCTCCGCGCCCGCGCCTTCATCTCCTCCACGGCGGCCCAGTCGGGGGCGGCGCGGGCGAGAGCCTGAGCGCATACCGTCTCCACGTCGAGGGCGGTGGGGTGGCTCGGTGCCCCCGCGTCCGCGCAGAAGCCCGCCACCTTCGGGTCGTAGGCCACGCCCGCAAAAGGAACCCCGGCGGCGGCGGCGAGGATGACCGCGTGGAGCCGCACCCCAACCACGAAGCCGGAGGAGGCGATGGCATCCAACGCTACCTGCGGGTCACGGGTACTCAGCACCTCGTCCGCGCCGAGGCTGCGGGCCGCGCTGTCGTCGTGGTCGGGCATGAAGCTGAGGGCAGTCACGCGGCGGCCCCGCTCTCGCAGACGGGACGTGACGGCCTTCAGCCCCTCCGTCGCGTCCGTCACGTCCCCGCGCGGGGCGACGATCACGCGGTCAGGGTCGCGGGTGAAATTGGGAGTGGGCTGGAGCAGCAGCGCCGGATCGCCCCCCAGTTCCCCCTCCACCCCGAGCGACCGCAGCGTGTCCAGACTTCCCCGGTCGCGCACGATGACGCGCACGTCCTTCAGGGCAGCGGCCACCCGTCGCCCCCCCGCCTCGCTGAGCGGGCCGATGCTCTGGTTGAAGACGACCACCCGCTTGCCGAGCAGCCGCGCCGCGCGGATCACCCCGAGGTAGTAGGTGAGGTTGCGCGCACTCGTCCGGTCTTGCAGTAGGCCGCCGCCGCCCGAAAGGACAATCTGCGAGCGGGCGAGGGCACCGAGCAGGGCCGCCGGTTTCATCCGCGCTGCGCTCTCGCAGCTGTAGGTGCGAGCCGTCTCCTCCGGCGTGTGGGAGAGCAGTAACGGCGTGACTCCCTGCCCCTTGAGTTCGCGCGTGATGGCGAGGGCAATCGCCTCGTCTCCGGTATTGCCGAAGCCGTAGTAGCCGCTGACGGCGACCCTCATACGGTCTCCCATACAGGGAGGAGAGGAGCAGTGGAATGGACGGAAGACCTTAATAAGTGACCAGATTGACGGCTGGAACCCCTTCTTTTCCCCCTCCCCCTTGAGGGGGGAGGCTGGGAGGGGGTGAGCGGGCAGGGCGTCCCCGAAAAAGAGACGAACAACTCGTTGCGTCCTCCGCCCAGTGCCCCCCCGATCCGCCCCCTCACGCCCGCACCTCCGCCACCGCACGCCGCGAGCCGTAGGTCGTCCACAACTTCAGCCCGAACTTGACGGCCTGAATCGCCACCAGACCCGCAATGAGTCCCACGCCCAGCCCGATGAAGCAGCGGGTGGCGCTGATCAGCAGGGGCGTGTGGAAGTGCGAGAAGGTGTTGAGGATGCTCGCCTGTCCGACCACGCCGCCGAGAATCAGAAGCAGGCTGAAATAGCCCGGCAGCACGCCGCTCAGGCCGACGAGGGCGAGGGGATGCCCGGCGAGTTCCTTGAAGCGGGGGCGGACGATGGAGTCCTGCAACTCCTGCCGGAAGCGGGCCTCGGTGTCGCTCACGCCGACCGCGCTCGTGTTGCCCCGCCGCAGGAAGACGAGGGCGAATACGGCGAGGCCGAGGGCCATCACGGCGATGTCCCCGAGTTTGATGGGCGCGGTGTACAGGTCACGCGCCGTCTTCCGCAGGTCCTGGCGCGGCAGGAAGCTCAGCGCGACGAGGGCCAGCGGGGCCACGAGGGTCAGCCCTACCCCCCGGAAGGGTTCCAGCCCCAGCACGCTCTCGCGGCTCGCCCCCAGCGCCGAGACGAACAGCACCCCGACGAGGGAAAGGCCCGTCGCCACGAACCAGTCCGTCACCCGCGACCGCCGCAGCACCAGCCCCAGCGCCGGAAAGGTGATCGCCGCGATGAGCGCCGTGCCGGGGAAGGGCTGGAGGCCGTTCAGCCCCAGCGCCCCCAGCCCCGCCAGCCCCGCCACGAGCAGCCCCAGACGCGGCAGCGGGAAGCTCAGGCCCAGCAGCACGAGCGCGGCGAGCGGCCCCAGCAGGCTCAGCCACCGCAGCGTGTCGTTCGGCTCGAAGGGGGCGACGGCGGGCGTGCCCACCCGGATGCCCTTGTTGCCCAGCAGCTCCGAGGTGCGCCGCAGGAACGCCTCCGTCTCGTACACCGTGGGGAAGGGCCGCACGTACAGGAGGCGCTGGCTGCGCTCGTTGGCGGCCAGCGCGTACTTGCTCGCCACGTCCTCCGGCCCGAGGCGGTTTTGCCACGACGGGTTCATGGCGAACATCCGCGCCGCGCCGCGCGTCTCGATCAGGGTGTCCAGTTCCCGCTGCGGGTTGCCCTCGATCAGGGCGGGCAGACGGTCCCCGAACCGCGCGCCCACCTTCTCCAGCCGCTCCGGCGTCCGCGCCCCGATCACCTCGTCGCCGGTAAAGGCCACGAAGGGCACGTCCGGCCAGTCGGCGGCGGGTTCGCGCACCGCCTCGTCGTCGTAGGGGCGGTAGACGAGCACCAGGCCCTGCGCCCCCAGGCTGGCGATGAGTTCCCGGTTCGGCCCGGCGGGCAGGAAGGACGGGTCGGTCGGCCAGCTCAGCCACCGCTGCCCCGCAATCGTCACCTCCCGCGTGGGGATGGTGTAGCGCGCGGGCAGCGCCTCGGCGGCCCCCGGCACGAGCGAGCGCATGTACACGAACTGCGGGTTGACCCCCGCCCCCGGATTCTCGAAGGCGAGGTCCGCCCCCGACTTCACGTAAATCTGTCCGCGCTGTTCCAGCGAGCCGATCACGTCCTCGTAAATGGAGACGCCGTTCACCCCGAGGGCCTTGTAGCGGTCGAGGAGCGCCTGCGGCTCCAGCCCCACCCGCCGCGCCTGCTGCACGAGCGCCGGGTAGTCCACCACCACCGCCACCGTCTTCTGCCCCTGCTCGTAGCCCACGCGCTGCCACGCCAGCACGAGCGCCGGAATCAGCGAGAGGAGAATGACGCCAAGGAGCGGCCACGTCAGCGGATGCCGCGTGGGCGGTGGCGCGTCGGGCCGGGCGGAGGACGGCGCGAGCGGCCCGGACGCCGCGCGGGAGAGGGAGGGGCGGGTGGGGTTGGGGTCGGTCACGGGGAATATCCTAGGGGGTAGGAATCAGGGTGGAGGGGTGAGGGCTAAGGCGGTGAGGCCGTTCTCTTCCACCCTAACGCCTCACCCCTTACCCCCAACTCCTCAAATAGTTGTACGAATCCGCGCCGCCAGCATGTCCAGCGCCGGTTCGTTCATGCCGCCGTGGGGGATGATCACGTCGGCGTACTGCTTGGTCGGCTCCACGAAGCTCAGGTGCATGGGGCGCACGAACTCCAGATATTGCGTGATGACGCTCTCCGGCGTGCGCCCGCGCTCCTGGGTGTCGCGCAGGAGGCGACGGATGAAGCGCACGTCGGCGTCGGCGTCCACGAAGACCCGGAGGTGCATCCGGCCCCGCAACTCCTCGTCGTACAGGGCGAAGAAGCCCTCCAGCACGACCACGGGCGCGGGCAGCACGGTCGTCGTCTCGCTGGAGCGCGTGTGCCGCGTGAAGTCGTACTCCGGCATCTCCACGGGCACGCCCGCCAGCAGCGCCGCCAGGTGCTCGCGCAGCAGCCGCCAGTCGAACGCCGCCGGGTGGTCGTAGTTCGTCCCCTCCCGCATCGCCTCGGGCACGTCGGTCTGATCGCGGTAGTAGTTGTCCTGGCTCAGCACGGCGACGCCCCCCGCCCCCACCGTCTCGATCACCCGCCGCGTGACGGTGGTCTTGCCGCTGCCCGAGCCGCCCGCGACGCCGATGACGAAGGGGGAGGTCATGCGCGCCTCCGGCGCGGCCTGTGGCTTGTGGCCCGTGGCTTGTGGAAAAAGAAGGGGGCCTCCTCCACCAGCCACGGGCGACGCGGCACAAGCCTCACGCCCTCCTCCCCGCCCCGGCCCCGCCCGTTCCCAGGCTGCCGATCAGGTCGATGCGGCGCTCGGCCATGCGGCGGGCGACGACGTGGGGCGGTTTGCCCACCTGCTCGGCGACGGCGGAGATGCGGGCGACGGTGGCGTAGACGCGCTCGGCGGCCTGCTCGGGGGTGGAGGAGGTGGCGGCGGCGATCAATCCCGCCGCGTTGATGGCGAAGTCGGGGATGTAGACGATGCCCGCCTCCTTGACCGCCGCCTCGCCCCGGCGGGTGAGGGGGTGGTGTTCGCCGCCCGCGATGAGGCGGCATTGCAACCGGGGCACGTCCGTGCTGCGGATGGAATGCCCGTACCCACACGGCGCGAGGATGTCGCACGGCGCGTCGAGCAACTCCCCCGCCCCCACGACGGTCGTGCCGTCCAACTCGTCGGCCAGCGCCTGGGCACGCTCGGGGTGGCTGTCGGCGAGGGTCAGGCGCGCCCCCTCGCGGTGGAGATGCCCGGCCAGCGCCCGGCCCACGGCTCCCGTCCCCAGCACGGCGACCCGCACGCCGCGCATGCTCTCGCTGCCCAGCGCGTGCCGGGCGGCGGCCTTGATGCCCCGGTAGACGCCGTAGCCGGTGACGCTGCTCGTGTCGGTATTCACGCCCAGCGTGGCGGGCGTCTCCTGGGCCACAAAGGCGATGTCACGCGGCGTCACGCCGATGTCCTCGGTGAGCACGGCGCGCGACTCCAGCGGCTTGACCTGTCGGCCCAGGGCGCGGAACAGCGCCTCGCGGGCGTGCGGATCGTCCACGCCCGAGTCCGGCATCATCAGCACGCACGCGCCGCCGCCGTAGTTCAGGCCTGCCAGCGCCGCCTTGAGGGTCAGGCTCTCGCTGAGGGCCAGCGCGCCCTTCAGGGCCGTCTCCTCGTCCAGGGAGCGCAGCCGCACCCCCGCGATGGCCGGGCCGAGGACGGTGGAGTGGATCGCCAATGCCGCCCGCAGGCCGCTCGGCGCGTGGTGAAGAAGCGTCAGGGCCTCGTGCCCGCGCGACTGCATCTCCTCGAATATCTGCATGGTGGCTCCCGAAATCGCGCGGTCCTTCTGGGCACTGTCCCTTCTGGGCGCTGTGCCCGGCCCGCGCGGCAACGCCCCGAGCCTACCACCGCGCCGGGTTCCTGCCCACATCCGGCGCGTCGCGTGGAGTAAAGGGAGCAGGACGACGAACAGGAGGTCTTGCTTCCTCTCCCCCTTGCGGGAGAGGGCCGGGGAGAGGGGTGGCGAGCATCGCTCGTCCTGCTGCCAGACGTAAAACGCCGTTTAGGGCTTGGAATGCCGTGTTCATCGGCCTCCCTGCTCACGCCGTAGTTGGGCACGGTCATGTCGGATCGTTGAGAGTCACGGCTGGGAGGCTGTGGAGCCAAAATCCAGCGTACAGGGCATTCTTGGAAGCTTTGCTGTCTGGTACGGGAAACTCAGGCCCTAAACGGGGTGTAAAAGATACTTTTCCTCGATCTCCCGCTTATATCGAACGTCCGCTGGAAGGGGTCGGACTGAGGCCGAGTGTGCCCACCCTCACTGCCCAATCCCCTCCTTCTCACCCTCGCCTCTGTCTGCACCACCGCCCTTTCCCACCTGCTTCTGAAAGAAGGCTGTCAGGTCCAACACGGCACCCTGCCTGAAGGTAACAAGGCCCATCCCGCCCCCGTGGGCAATGCGGCTTCCAGACGGGAAGCACGCGAGGGGGCCAAAGGGGGAACGCATGGAACAAATCGCTCCGCTCGCCAAAATTCTGGCAGAGGCAAACGGAATAGACTGGCGCACGCTGCGCGGCAGCGGTGAGGGCGGCCTCATCGTGGAGGGCGACGTGCTGGGCCACCTCGCGCGCATCATGAGCGGCGACGAGGAACCGCCGCCCACGCCCGTGGACGCCCCACCGCCCGACTGGACCGGCGAGGACCTCTCGGCCAGCCTGGGCCTCGGCCTGACCGCCCCCGGCCTGCCCACCGCCGATCAACTGCGGGGCGCGGGCGTGGACTCCGACATCACCGCCTTCGTCGCGCAGGCCCAGAGCGCCCCGGCCCCCGCCGTCGCCCCCGCCCTCGCCGACGACGCCCTCGACTTCGAGCTGGACGACGACCAGGCGATTCTCGCGCCGCCCGCGCCCACCCCGGTCGCCGCTTCCGCCTGGAGTGCCCCCGCGCCCGCCGAGCCGACGCTGCCCCCGGTGCCCGCCTTCACGGTGCCCGAACCCGTGCGCCCCGAACCCGTCCCGGTGATTCCCACCCCGGCAGCCGCGCCCGCCCCGGCGAGCAGCGGGATGTCGCTGGGCCTGGGCAGCCTGCTCTCCAGCCTGTACAAGCCCGCCGCCCCGACCCCGCAGCAAATCTCTCACCCCCAAATCTCTCAGCCCCAAATCTCTCAGCCCCAGACCTCGCAGCCCGAGGCCGCGCCGACTCAGTTTTTCCAGCCCCAGCCGCAGCCCGTCCAGCCCGCCCCGGCCCCGGTTCTCCCCGAGCTTCCGGCCTTCCCGACGCCCGCTGCTCAGGCACCCGTCGCCCAAATCCCCGTCGTGACGGAACCCACGCCCGTCTTCCAACTGCCGGAGACGCCCGCCGCGCCGCCCGCGCCCGCCCCGCTCCCCAGCCTGGACTTCCCGCTCCCCGTGATGGAGACGCCCGCCCCCGTGGAGGTCACGCCCGCGCTCGACGTGGCCGAGGTGGAGCCGGAGGTGGAGGTCGCCTTCCCCACAGAAGCCGCCGGGGCCGTGATGGAGGAAGCCCAGCCCGCCGCCGTGTTCGAGGCCGCCCCCGAGGTCGCCGAGCCGCAGCCGGAAGTGCCCGTGTTCGAAGTGCCCGTGTTCGAAGTGGAAGTAGAAGTGCCCGAAATGGAAGTGGAGGAGACGGTGGAAGCGGTGGCCGAACTGCCCGCCCCCGCTCAATCTCAGTCCTTCGGCGTCTACCTGCGCCGCGACGTGAACGCCCGGCCCATCACCGACCTGAGCCGCCAGCTCGCCAGCGCCCTGGGCCGTGAGGTTCCCCTCGCCCTCCTCGTCGCCCGCGCCGCCTCCCGTCACGCGGAGAGCCTGGGCCTCGGCACCGTCGCCCTGCACGACGCGGAGACGGCTCACCCCCGCCCGGTGGTCGCGGGTGCCCTGCGTGACGCTCTGGACGCCCTGAACCACCCCCAGGACCTCACCCCCGACCTCCTCGTGACCGACGCGGGCCACCTCGACCTCGACGACCTGCACTTCGGCCACACCGTTACCCTCAGCCTGGGCCGCGTTGCGGGGGACCGCGCCGCCCTCACCCTCTGCGGCGACCTCGACCCCACCCACGCCGCGCGCTTCCTGGCCGACGTGGCGCGGGAGCTGGAGGAGCCGATCATCCTGGTGGTGTAAAGCTCTCAGCCGTCAGCGGTCAGCTTTCAGCTCCCTGTGACTGACGGCTGACTGCTGACTGCTGATAGCTCTCTGGACATCCGCCCCTCCACCCTCCCCGACCGGGTTAGACTCAAGTACGGTGCTGCGCGCCGTGCTTTTTTTTGGCCTGCTTTCGGGCCGGAGGGGGGCAAGTCCGGGCGCGTGGCTGGAGGCTTCAGGATGCCCGGAATAGCGATCATCGGCGCGCAGTGGGGAGACGAGGGCAAGGGGAAGATCACGGACTTTCTCGCGCCCGGAGCGCGGTACGTGGTGCGGTATCAGGGCGGCGCGAATGCCGGGCACACCGTCACGGCGGGGGGGCGGACCTACAAGCTCAACCTGCTGCCCAGCGGCGTGCTCCACGAGAGCGCGGTCAGCGTGCTGGGTGACGGCATGGTCATCGACCCCGAGAAGTTCCTCGCCGAGCGCCAGAGCCTCCTCGACGGCGGGCTGAGGCCCGAGCTGCGGATCAGCGACCGGGCGCACCTCGTGTTGCCCCACCACAAGTACGTGGACGGGCGCAAGGACTTCGTGGGCACGACCGGGCGCGGCATCGGCCCCGCCTACGCCGACCGGGCGCGGCGGGTGGGCCTGCGCTTCGGGGACCTCGCGGACGACGCCACCCTGCGCGAGCGCATCGAGCGGCTGCTGGAGGCCAAACCCAACTCCACGCGGGAGGCGGGCTGGTCCAGCGTGGCCGACGCGCTGGGCTACCTCCTCCCCATCCGCGACGCGCTGCTGCCCTTCGTGCGCGACACGGGGGCCGAATTGCGCCAGGCCATTAAGGACGGCGAGAACGTCCTGTTCGAGGGCGCGCAGGCCACTCTCCTCGATCTGAACTACGGCACCTACCCCTTCGTGACGAGCAGCCACCCCACGGTCGGCGGCATCCTCGTCGGGGCGGGCGTGAACCACAAGGCGGTCGGGCAGGTGTACGGCGTCGCCAAAGCGTTCAACACCCGCGTGGGCCACGGCCCCTTCGTCACCGAGGTCTTCGGCGCGATGGAGACTCGGCTACGCGGCGACGGCTCCAACCCCTGGGACGAGTTCGGCACGACGACGGGCCGCGCCCGCCGGGTGGGCTGGCTCGACCTCGACCTCCTGAAGTACGCCGTGGACGTGAACGGCCTCGACGGTCTCGTGATCAACAAGATGGACATCCTCGCGGGCCTGGAGACAGTCAAGGTCTGCGTGAGGTACGACGAAGGCGGCCAGCCCGTCTACCGCGAGCTGCCCGGCTGGACCACCACCGACGGCGCGAGTAGCCGGGGCACCCTGCCGGGGGAGGCCCAGGCGTACCTCGACCTCATCGAGGAGACCGTGAACTGCCCCGTCGTCATCTTCTCGTGCGGCCCGGCGCGGGAGCAGACGTACGGGGCGGTGACGTGGGGGTGAGGGAGGAGAGGCTGCGAGCTGTTGACAGCATCGAGAGCGTCTGGGTAAAGGAGAAGGCCATGTACCAACCCCCACACTTTCGGGAAGAACGGCTTGAAGTCCAGCACGCGCTGATTCGGAAGTTCCCCCTCGGTCTACTCATCACCGCAGGTCCGGGTGGCCTGATGGCAAATCCCATCCCCTTCGTCCTGGCACCGTCGGCTTCCGCGAAGGGGACCCTCCAGGCTCACCTGGCCCGCGCCAATCCGCAACTCCGTGAGCTTGGCCCCGCTTCCGAATGCCTCGTCGTGTTCCAGGGGCCGCAGGAGTACGTCACGCCCTCCTGGTACCCAACCAAACAGGAGACCGGCAAGGTCGTTCCCACCTGGAACTACGCCACGGTTCACGCCTGGGGCAGGCCGCGCCTGATTGAGGATGCCGCGTGGCTCGCCCACCACCTGAACGCGCTGACACGATCCCAGGAACAGGAACGCCCGGTCCCGTGGGAAGTGGCCGATGCGCCCGACTCGTACATCACTTCACAGATGAAGGGCATCGTCGGCATCGAACTGGAGATCGACCGGCTGGCGGGCAAATGGAAGGTGAGTCAGAACCGCCCGGAACCGGACCGGAGGGGCGTGGTCGCCGGGTTCCGGCAACGGGGAGAGGAGTCTCACCCGATGGCCGCGCTGGTGGCCGAATACGGTGGGGTCGGGGAGGACTGAAGTTGGGGACAAACGTTCCCCAGGCCCGTCATTCTTAGGAACCTGGGTTCAGACCACCCTAACGCCTCCTCTCCAACTCCCAACCCCTACACTCATCCCCATGACCACCCCCCCCACCATCAGCGCCGCCGACGAGCGGGAGGAAGTGCCGGGCCTGCGCGACCTGACCCATGATTGGCTCGCCGCCATCGGCGAGGACCCCGAGCGCGAGGGGCTGCTGCGGACGCCGCACCGCGTGGCGAAGGCGTGGGGCTTTCTCACCGCCGGGTATCAGAAGACCCTGCGGGACGCCGCCGGGGACGCCGTGTTCGAGGCGGAGGGCAGCGAGATGGTGATCGTCAAGGACATCGAGTTCTACTCCATGTGCGAACACCACATGCTGCCCTTCTATGGCCGGGCGCACATCGCCTACATCCCCGACGGCAAAATCCTGGGCCTGAGCAAGTTCGCCCGCATCGTGGACCTCTACTCGCGCCGCCTTCAGGTGCAGGAGCGCATCACGACCCAGATTGCCGACGCCGTGGAGGAACTGCTCGACCCGAAGGGCGTGGCCGTCCTGATGGAGGGCGTTCACCTGTGCATGGCGATGCGCGGCGTGCAGAAGCAGAACTCCTCCACGACCACCTCGGCCATGCGGGGCGTGTTCAAGGAGGACATGCGGACCCGCATGGAGTTCATGAGCGCCGTGCAGAACACATTGCGGGGTCGGTGAGGGGGCAGTCAGCCGCCAGCTTCCAGCGGCCAGATGAAGGGGAATTGGGTGGCGGAGCTGTTACGTGGCTTCCTCTGCAAGCGGCTCTTCGAATCACCCACGAGGAGGCGGGGAGAAAAGACGCTCAAGCTCTTGCTCTTTTCACTCCTCCCCCTTGAGGGGGAGGCCGGGAGGGGGTGAGCGGGCAGCGCCTCCTAAAAAACGAAGTCGTCAACCCACCCCCTGCCCCTCCTCCAACCCCGCACGCCCCAACGCCGTGCTCAACTCGTCGTAACGCGCCACATACACGACCCGCTCACCCTCGACCCGGTAATGGGAGGC
Above is a window of Deinococcus sp. YIM 134068 DNA encoding:
- the folE gene encoding GTP cyclohydrolase I FolE, producing MTTPPTISAADEREEVPGLRDLTHDWLAAIGEDPEREGLLRTPHRVAKAWGFLTAGYQKTLRDAAGDAVFEAEGSEMVIVKDIEFYSMCEHHMLPFYGRAHIAYIPDGKILGLSKFARIVDLYSRRLQVQERITTQIADAVEELLDPKGVAVLMEGVHLCMAMRGVQKQNSSTTTSAMRGVFKEDMRTRMEFMSAVQNTLRGR
- a CDS encoding adenylosuccinate synthase, producing the protein MPGIAIIGAQWGDEGKGKITDFLAPGARYVVRYQGGANAGHTVTAGGRTYKLNLLPSGVLHESAVSVLGDGMVIDPEKFLAERQSLLDGGLRPELRISDRAHLVLPHHKYVDGRKDFVGTTGRGIGPAYADRARRVGLRFGDLADDATLRERIERLLEAKPNSTREAGWSSVADALGYLLPIRDALLPFVRDTGAELRQAIKDGENVLFEGAQATLLDLNYGTYPFVTSSHPTVGGILVGAGVNHKAVGQVYGVAKAFNTRVGHGPFVTEVFGAMETRLRGDGSNPWDEFGTTTGRARRVGWLDLDLLKYAVDVNGLDGLVINKMDILAGLETVKVCVRYDEGGQPVYRELPGWTTTDGASSRGTLPGEAQAYLDLIEETVNCPVVIFSCGPAREQTYGAVTWG
- a CDS encoding Glu/Leu/Phe/Val dehydrogenase family protein, which produces MQIFEEMQSRGHEALTLLHHAPSGLRAALAIHSTVLGPAIAGVRLRSLDEETALKGALALSESLTLKAALAGLNYGGGACVLMMPDSGVDDPHAREALFRALGRQVKPLESRAVLTEDIGVTPRDIAFVAQETPATLGVNTDTSSVTGYGVYRGIKAAARHALGSESMRGVRVAVLGTGAVGRALAGHLHREGARLTLADSHPERAQALADELDGTTVVGAGELLDAPCDILAPCGYGHSIRSTDVPRLQCRLIAGGEHHPLTRRGEAAVKEAGIVYIPDFAINAAGLIAAATSSTPEQAAERVYATVARISAVAEQVGKPPHVVARRMAERRIDLIGSLGTGGAGAGRRA
- the csaB gene encoding polysaccharide pyruvyl transferase CsaB, translated to MRVAVSGYYGFGNTGDEAIALAITRELKGQGVTPLLLSHTPEETARTYSCESAARMKPAALLGALARSQIVLSGGGGLLQDRTSARNLTYYLGVIRAARLLGKRVVVFNQSIGPLSEAGGRRVAAALKDVRVIVRDRGSLDTLRSLGVEGELGGDPALLLQPTPNFTRDPDRVIVAPRGDVTDATEGLKAVTSRLRERGRRVTALSFMPDHDDSAARSLGADEVLSTRDPQVALDAIASSGFVVGVRLHAVILAAAAGVPFAGVAYDPKVAGFCADAGAPSHPTALDVETVCAQALARAAPDWAAVEEMKARARRSFARALER
- the udk gene encoding uridine kinase; translation: MTSPFVIGVAGGSGSGKTTVTRRVIETVGAGGVAVLSQDNYYRDQTDVPEAMREGTNYDHPAAFDWRLLREHLAALLAGVPVEMPEYDFTRHTRSSETTTVLPAPVVVLEGFFALYDEELRGRMHLRVFVDADADVRFIRRLLRDTQERGRTPESVITQYLEFVRPMHLSFVEPTKQYADVIIPHGGMNEPALDMLAARIRTTI
- a CDS encoding DUF5693 family protein, which translates into the protein MTDPNPTRPSLSRAASGPLAPSSARPDAPPPTRHPLTWPLLGVILLSLIPALVLAWQRVGYEQGQKTVAVVVDYPALVQQARRVGLEPQALLDRYKALGVNGVSIYEDVIGSLEQRGQIYVKSGADLAFENPGAGVNPQFVYMRSLVPGAAEALPARYTIPTREVTIAGQRWLSWPTDPSFLPAGPNRELIASLGAQGLVLVYRPYDDEAVREPAADWPDVPFVAFTGDEVIGARTPERLEKVGARFGDRLPALIEGNPQRELDTLIETRGAARMFAMNPSWQNRLGPEDVASKYALAANERSQRLLYVRPFPTVYETEAFLRRTSELLGNKGIRVGTPAVAPFEPNDTLRWLSLLGPLAALVLLGLSFPLPRLGLLVAGLAGLGALGLNGLQPFPGTALIAAITFPALGLVLRRSRVTDWFVATGLSLVGVLFVSALGASRESVLGLEPFRGVGLTLVAPLALVALSFLPRQDLRKTARDLYTAPIKLGDIAVMALGLAVFALVFLRRGNTSAVGVSDTEARFRQELQDSIVRPRFKELAGHPLALVGLSGVLPGYFSLLLILGGVVGQASILNTFSHFHTPLLISATRCFIGLGVGLIAGLVAIQAVKFGLKLWTTYGSRRAVAEVRA
- a CDS encoding FMN-binding negative transcriptional regulator; its protein translation is MYQPPHFREERLEVQHALIRKFPLGLLITAGPGGLMANPIPFVLAPSASAKGTLQAHLARANPQLRELGPASECLVVFQGPQEYVTPSWYPTKQETGKVVPTWNYATVHAWGRPRLIEDAAWLAHHLNALTRSQEQERPVPWEVADAPDSYITSQMKGIVGIELEIDRLAGKWKVSQNRPEPDRRGVVAGFRQRGEESHPMAALVAEYGGVGED
- a CDS encoding E3 binding domain-containing protein produces the protein MEQIAPLAKILAEANGIDWRTLRGSGEGGLIVEGDVLGHLARIMSGDEEPPPTPVDAPPPDWTGEDLSASLGLGLTAPGLPTADQLRGAGVDSDITAFVAQAQSAPAPAVAPALADDALDFELDDDQAILAPPAPTPVAASAWSAPAPAEPTLPPVPAFTVPEPVRPEPVPVIPTPAAAPAPASSGMSLGLGSLLSSLYKPAAPTPQQISHPQISQPQISQPQTSQPEAAPTQFFQPQPQPVQPAPAPVLPELPAFPTPAAQAPVAQIPVVTEPTPVFQLPETPAAPPAPAPLPSLDFPLPVMETPAPVEVTPALDVAEVEPEVEVAFPTEAAGAVMEEAQPAAVFEAAPEVAEPQPEVPVFEVPVFEVEVEVPEMEVEETVEAVAELPAPAQSQSFGVYLRRDVNARPITDLSRQLASALGREVPLALLVARAASRHAESLGLGTVALHDAETAHPRPVVAGALRDALDALNHPQDLTPDLLVTDAGHLDLDDLHFGHTVTLSLGRVAGDRAALTLCGDLDPTHAARFLADVARELEEPIILVV